One region of Drosophila kikkawai strain 14028-0561.14 chromosome 2R, DkikHiC1v2, whole genome shotgun sequence genomic DNA includes:
- the gem gene encoding uncharacterized protein gem isoform X3, which translates to MALSFLSQNSGLLDLQSIFDPQYSHHQQQQQIPQHLSHHPQHHIQQNQQQNQHQQQAEQILQHQQPRNISTKFDLNIFNEFDQMEFNNNLNRNQYQNNNNNINNNQNHNSNTNNTNNSVSENLNQIQNRHFISGYHHQHIGSDYEQVINFVDSPPNSEESWTDAQSKDSPGPQIIDVQTIYLNSGSRKRRMDWDSLDIGQSENSPTASQSGELPTKVAHQEKDKHKREKNSGRSSWSDDIGFDLNAEFNSNSYLNNENFLSFSPSLTTLKQEPQTDQVKPSPKISLDNAAGSPSVAIAKLDESQNSPQQPNPGQELTPGSGSANGNGKHDVNSGLICGCGSPQGSPSSEYDVNEKGAKQQQLSVLDPAKIELVSANGATHSEDHKFQYILAAATSIATKNNEETLTYLNQGQSYEIKLKKIGDLSLYRDKILKSVIKICFHERRLQFMEREQMQQWQQSRPGERIIEVDVPLSYGLCHVSQPLSSNSLNTVEIFWDPLKEVGVYIKVNCISTEFTPKKHGGEKGVPFRLQIETYIENTNSTNTGVSAAGSGLGSAGSSSSNNSASNGGSGNNTNGTTSGSTAPASPERSPNAGGQAKQAVHAAACQIKVFKLKGADRKHKQDREKIQKRPQSEQEKFQPSYECTIMNDISLDLVMPATTTGCYSPEYMKLWPNSPVHIPKYDGILPFAPSAASPATSSSSPIAINSVTSTNSPTLKLMDATNMVSPQHVPADMDDYNQNIMPESTPAQVTQWLTNHRLTAYLSTFAHFSGADIMRMSKEDLIQICGLADGIRMFNILRAKTIAPRLTLYASLDGCSYNAIYLLSNTAKELQQKLFKMPGFYEFMAKASAQENGGGGSAAAAAAAALYNNWSMHSKYSGSGSNIFNDANKSCVYISGPSGILVSVTDEVLNNEIKDGSLYAMEVQAGKVILKLINKQDNN; encoded by the exons ATGGCGCTTTCGTTTCTATCGCAAAACTCCGGTCTGTTGGATTTACAAAGCATATTTGATCCACAATATTctcatcatcaacaacaacaacaaataccaCAACATTTGAGCCACCACCCCCAACATCACATTcaacaaaatcaacaacaaaatcaacaccaacaacaagcggAACAAATTCTACAACATCAACAACCACGCAACATATCAACAAAGTTCGATTTGAACATTTTCAACGAATTCGACCAAATGGAATTCAACAACAATTTAAATCGCAATCAAtatcaaaacaacaacaataatatcaaCAACAATCAGAATCATAACTCCAACACCAACAACACTAACAACAGTGTAAGTGAAAATCTAAATCAG ATCCAGAACCGCCACTTCATCAGCGGCTACCACCATCAGCATATTGGTTCGGATTATGAGCAAGTGATCAACTTTGTTGACTCGCCGCCAAACTCTGAGGAATCGTGGACAG ACGCCCAATCGAAGGATTCGCCGGGACCGCAGATCATCGACGTGCAAACCATTTACCTAAATAGCGGCTCACGCAAAAGACGAATGGATTGGGATTCCCTGGACATTGGCCAAAGTGAGAATTCACCAACAGCATCGCAGAGCGGCGAGCTGCCCACCAAAGTGGCCCATCAGGAGAAGGATAAACACAAGCGCGAGAAGAACTCGG GTCGCAGCAGCTGGAGCGATGATATTGGCTTCGATCTGAATGCCGAGTTCAACAGCAACTCGTACTTGAACAA TGAGAACTTCCTGTCGTTCTCGCCCTCGCTGACCACCCTAAAGCAGGAGCCGCAGACGGATCAGGTCAAGCCCAGTCCCAAGATATCATTGGACAATGCCGCTGGTTCTCCCTCGGTGGCCATTGCCAAGCTGGATGAGTCCCAGAACTCTCCGCAACAGCCAAATCCTGGCCAGGAATTAACCCCTGGCTCTGGTTCGGCCAACGGCAATGGCAAGCACGATGTGAATTCGGGTCTTATCTGTGGCTGTGGTTCACCACAGGGCTCTCCAAGCAGTGAGTATGATGTGAACGAAAAGGGcgccaagcagcagcagctcagcGTTTTGGATCCGGCCAAGATTGAGCTTGTTTCGGCCAATGGAGCTACCCACTCCGAGGATCATAA ATTTCAGTATATCTTGGCTGCGGCCACTTCGATTGCCACCAAGAACAACGAGGAGACCCTGACGTATCTCAACCAGGGCCAGAGCTACGAAATCAAGCTAAAGAAGATCGGCGACCTATCCCTCTACCGGGATAAGATATTGAAG AGCGTGATCAAGATCTGCTTCCATGAGCGCCGCCTCCAGTTCATGGAGCGCGAACAGATGCAACAATGGCAGCAATCCCGCCCAGGCGAACGCATCATTGAGGTGGACGTACCGCTATCGTACGGCCTGTGCCACGTGTCCCAACCGCTCAGCTCCAACTCGCTGAACACCGTCGAGATCTTCTGGGACCCGCTGAAGGAGGTCGGCGTCTACATCAAGGTCAACTGCATTTCAACCGAATTTACCCCAAAGAAGCACGGCGGCGAGAAGGGAGTGCCCTTCCGACTGCAGATTGAAACCTATATAGAAAACACAAACAGCACCAATACTGGCGTTTCTGCTGCCGGTTCCGGTCTAGGATctgctggcagcagcagcagcaacaacagcgccagcaaCGGCGGCAGTGGTAACAACACCAACGGCACAACCAGTGGCTCGACAGCTCCAGCATCACCGGAACGTTCGCCCAATGCTGGCGGACAGGCCAAGCAGGCGGTCCATGCCGCTGCATGCCAGATCAAG GTTTTTAAGCTAAAGGGCGCTGATCGCAAGCACAAGCAGGATCGAGAGAAGATCCAGAAGCGTCCGCAATCGGAGCAGGAAAAGTTCCAGCCCAGCTACGAGTGTACCATCATGAATGACATATCCCTGGATCTGGTGATGCCTGCCACTACCACTGGCTGCTACAGTCCCGAATA TATGAAACTCTGGCCCAATTCGCCCGTACATATACCCAAGTACGATGGGATACTTCCGTTTGCCCCAAGTGCAGCTTCGCcggccaccagcagcagcagccccatTGCCATCAACTCGGTGACATCGACCAACTCACCGACTCTGAAGCTAATGGACGCCACCAATATGGTATCGCCGCAGCATGTGCCCGCCGACATGGACGATTAT AACCAGAACATCATGCCGGAATCGACGCCCGCACAAGTGACGCAGTGGCTGACCAATCACCGCCTCACGGCCTATCTCTCAACTTTCGCACACTTCTCGGGAGCGGATATTATGCG catGTCCAAGGAGGATTTGATACAAATCTGCGGCCTGGCCGATGGCATTCGCATGTTCAACATTTTGCGCGCCAA aaccATTGCCCCTAGGCTTACGTTGTACGCCAGCTTGGATGGCTGCAGCTACAATGCCATCTACTTGCTTTCGAACACGGCCAAGGAGCTGCAGCAGAAGCTGTTCAAGATGCCTGGTTTCTACGAGTTTATGGCCAAGGCCAGTGCCCAGGAGAACGGAGGAGGAGGTAGtgctgccgctgcagctgcGGCTGCCCTGTACAACAACTGGAGCATGCACTCCAAGTACTCGGGCAGCGGCTCGAACATCTTCAACGATGCCAACAAGAGCTGCGTGTACATCTCGGGGCCGTCGGGCATTTTGGTCAGCGTCACCGACGAGGTCCTCAACAACGAGATCAAGGATGGCAGCCTCTACGCCATGGAGGTGCAGGCCGGCAAGGTGATCCTCAAGCTGATCAACAAGCAGGACAACAATTGA
- the gem gene encoding uncharacterized protein gem isoform X1 gives MALSFLSQNSGLLDLQSIFDPQYSHHQQQQQIPQHLSHHPQHHIQQNQQQNQHQQQAEQILQHQQPRNISTKFDLNIFNEFDQMEFNNNLNRNQYQNNNNNINNNQNHNSNTNNTNNSVSENLNQIQNRHFISGYHHQHIGSDYEQVINFVDSPPNSEESWTETTSLIEQITIVVDAQSKDSPGPQIIDVQTIYLNSGSRKRRMDWDSLDIGQSENSPTASQSGELPTKVAHQEKDKHKREKNSGRSSWSDDIGFDLNAEFNSNSYLNNENFLSFSPSLTTLKQEPQTDQVKPSPKISLDNAAGSPSVAIAKLDESQNSPQQPNPGQELTPGSGSANGNGKHDVNSGLICGCGSPQGSPSSEYDVNEKGAKQQQLSVLDPAKIELVSANGATHSEDHKFQYILAAATSIATKNNEETLTYLNQGQSYEIKLKKIGDLSLYRDKILKSVIKICFHERRLQFMEREQMQQWQQSRPGERIIEVDVPLSYGLCHVSQPLSSNSLNTVEIFWDPLKEVGVYIKVNCISTEFTPKKHGGEKGVPFRLQIETYIENTNSTNTGVSAAGSGLGSAGSSSSNNSASNGGSGNNTNGTTSGSTAPASPERSPNAGGQAKQAVHAAACQIKVFKLKGADRKHKQDREKIQKRPQSEQEKFQPSYECTIMNDISLDLVMPATTTGCYSPEYMKLWPNSPVHIPKYDGILPFAPSAASPATSSSSPIAINSVTSTNSPTLKLMDATNMVSPQHVPADMDDYNQNIMPESTPAQVTQWLTNHRLTAYLSTFAHFSGADIMRMSKEDLIQICGLADGIRMFNILRAKTIAPRLTLYASLDGCSYNAIYLLSNTAKELQQKLFKMPGFYEFMAKASAQENGGGGSAAAAAAAALYNNWSMHSKYSGSGSNIFNDANKSCVYISGPSGILVSVTDEVLNNEIKDGSLYAMEVQAGKVILKLINKQDNN, from the exons ATGGCGCTTTCGTTTCTATCGCAAAACTCCGGTCTGTTGGATTTACAAAGCATATTTGATCCACAATATTctcatcatcaacaacaacaacaaataccaCAACATTTGAGCCACCACCCCCAACATCACATTcaacaaaatcaacaacaaaatcaacaccaacaacaagcggAACAAATTCTACAACATCAACAACCACGCAACATATCAACAAAGTTCGATTTGAACATTTTCAACGAATTCGACCAAATGGAATTCAACAACAATTTAAATCGCAATCAAtatcaaaacaacaacaataatatcaaCAACAATCAGAATCATAACTCCAACACCAACAACACTAACAACAGTGTAAGTGAAAATCTAAATCAG ATCCAGAACCGCCACTTCATCAGCGGCTACCACCATCAGCATATTGGTTCGGATTATGAGCAAGTGATCAACTTTGTTGACTCGCCGCCAAACTCTGAGGAATCGTGGACAG AGACCACCTCTTTAATCGAACAAATCACCATTGTCGTAGACGCCCAATCGAAGGATTCGCCGGGACCGCAGATCATCGACGTGCAAACCATTTACCTAAATAGCGGCTCACGCAAAAGACGAATGGATTGGGATTCCCTGGACATTGGCCAAAGTGAGAATTCACCAACAGCATCGCAGAGCGGCGAGCTGCCCACCAAAGTGGCCCATCAGGAGAAGGATAAACACAAGCGCGAGAAGAACTCGG GTCGCAGCAGCTGGAGCGATGATATTGGCTTCGATCTGAATGCCGAGTTCAACAGCAACTCGTACTTGAACAA TGAGAACTTCCTGTCGTTCTCGCCCTCGCTGACCACCCTAAAGCAGGAGCCGCAGACGGATCAGGTCAAGCCCAGTCCCAAGATATCATTGGACAATGCCGCTGGTTCTCCCTCGGTGGCCATTGCCAAGCTGGATGAGTCCCAGAACTCTCCGCAACAGCCAAATCCTGGCCAGGAATTAACCCCTGGCTCTGGTTCGGCCAACGGCAATGGCAAGCACGATGTGAATTCGGGTCTTATCTGTGGCTGTGGTTCACCACAGGGCTCTCCAAGCAGTGAGTATGATGTGAACGAAAAGGGcgccaagcagcagcagctcagcGTTTTGGATCCGGCCAAGATTGAGCTTGTTTCGGCCAATGGAGCTACCCACTCCGAGGATCATAA ATTTCAGTATATCTTGGCTGCGGCCACTTCGATTGCCACCAAGAACAACGAGGAGACCCTGACGTATCTCAACCAGGGCCAGAGCTACGAAATCAAGCTAAAGAAGATCGGCGACCTATCCCTCTACCGGGATAAGATATTGAAG AGCGTGATCAAGATCTGCTTCCATGAGCGCCGCCTCCAGTTCATGGAGCGCGAACAGATGCAACAATGGCAGCAATCCCGCCCAGGCGAACGCATCATTGAGGTGGACGTACCGCTATCGTACGGCCTGTGCCACGTGTCCCAACCGCTCAGCTCCAACTCGCTGAACACCGTCGAGATCTTCTGGGACCCGCTGAAGGAGGTCGGCGTCTACATCAAGGTCAACTGCATTTCAACCGAATTTACCCCAAAGAAGCACGGCGGCGAGAAGGGAGTGCCCTTCCGACTGCAGATTGAAACCTATATAGAAAACACAAACAGCACCAATACTGGCGTTTCTGCTGCCGGTTCCGGTCTAGGATctgctggcagcagcagcagcaacaacagcgccagcaaCGGCGGCAGTGGTAACAACACCAACGGCACAACCAGTGGCTCGACAGCTCCAGCATCACCGGAACGTTCGCCCAATGCTGGCGGACAGGCCAAGCAGGCGGTCCATGCCGCTGCATGCCAGATCAAG GTTTTTAAGCTAAAGGGCGCTGATCGCAAGCACAAGCAGGATCGAGAGAAGATCCAGAAGCGTCCGCAATCGGAGCAGGAAAAGTTCCAGCCCAGCTACGAGTGTACCATCATGAATGACATATCCCTGGATCTGGTGATGCCTGCCACTACCACTGGCTGCTACAGTCCCGAATA TATGAAACTCTGGCCCAATTCGCCCGTACATATACCCAAGTACGATGGGATACTTCCGTTTGCCCCAAGTGCAGCTTCGCcggccaccagcagcagcagccccatTGCCATCAACTCGGTGACATCGACCAACTCACCGACTCTGAAGCTAATGGACGCCACCAATATGGTATCGCCGCAGCATGTGCCCGCCGACATGGACGATTAT AACCAGAACATCATGCCGGAATCGACGCCCGCACAAGTGACGCAGTGGCTGACCAATCACCGCCTCACGGCCTATCTCTCAACTTTCGCACACTTCTCGGGAGCGGATATTATGCG catGTCCAAGGAGGATTTGATACAAATCTGCGGCCTGGCCGATGGCATTCGCATGTTCAACATTTTGCGCGCCAA aaccATTGCCCCTAGGCTTACGTTGTACGCCAGCTTGGATGGCTGCAGCTACAATGCCATCTACTTGCTTTCGAACACGGCCAAGGAGCTGCAGCAGAAGCTGTTCAAGATGCCTGGTTTCTACGAGTTTATGGCCAAGGCCAGTGCCCAGGAGAACGGAGGAGGAGGTAGtgctgccgctgcagctgcGGCTGCCCTGTACAACAACTGGAGCATGCACTCCAAGTACTCGGGCAGCGGCTCGAACATCTTCAACGATGCCAACAAGAGCTGCGTGTACATCTCGGGGCCGTCGGGCATTTTGGTCAGCGTCACCGACGAGGTCCTCAACAACGAGATCAAGGATGGCAGCCTCTACGCCATGGAGGTGCAGGCCGGCAAGGTGATCCTCAAGCTGATCAACAAGCAGGACAACAATTGA
- the gem gene encoding uncharacterized protein gem isoform X4, which yields MALSFLSQNSGLLDLQSIFDPQYSHHQQQQQIPQHLSHHPQHHIQQNQQQNQHQQQAEQILQHQQPRNISTKFDLNIFNEFDQMEFNNNLNRNQYQNNNNNINNNQNHNSNTNNTNNSIQNRHFISGYHHQHIGSDYEQVINFVDSPPNSEESWTDAQSKDSPGPQIIDVQTIYLNSGSRKRRMDWDSLDIGQSENSPTASQSGELPTKVAHQEKDKHKREKNSGRSSWSDDIGFDLNAEFNSNSYLNNENFLSFSPSLTTLKQEPQTDQVKPSPKISLDNAAGSPSVAIAKLDESQNSPQQPNPGQELTPGSGSANGNGKHDVNSGLICGCGSPQGSPSSEYDVNEKGAKQQQLSVLDPAKIELVSANGATHSEDHKFQYILAAATSIATKNNEETLTYLNQGQSYEIKLKKIGDLSLYRDKILKSVIKICFHERRLQFMEREQMQQWQQSRPGERIIEVDVPLSYGLCHVSQPLSSNSLNTVEIFWDPLKEVGVYIKVNCISTEFTPKKHGGEKGVPFRLQIETYIENTNSTNTGVSAAGSGLGSAGSSSSNNSASNGGSGNNTNGTTSGSTAPASPERSPNAGGQAKQAVHAAACQIKVFKLKGADRKHKQDREKIQKRPQSEQEKFQPSYECTIMNDISLDLVMPATTTGCYSPEYMKLWPNSPVHIPKYDGILPFAPSAASPATSSSSPIAINSVTSTNSPTLKLMDATNMVSPQHVPADMDDYNQNIMPESTPAQVTQWLTNHRLTAYLSTFAHFSGADIMRMSKEDLIQICGLADGIRMFNILRAKTIAPRLTLYASLDGCSYNAIYLLSNTAKELQQKLFKMPGFYEFMAKASAQENGGGGSAAAAAAAALYNNWSMHSKYSGSGSNIFNDANKSCVYISGPSGILVSVTDEVLNNEIKDGSLYAMEVQAGKVILKLINKQDNN from the exons ATGGCGCTTTCGTTTCTATCGCAAAACTCCGGTCTGTTGGATTTACAAAGCATATTTGATCCACAATATTctcatcatcaacaacaacaacaaataccaCAACATTTGAGCCACCACCCCCAACATCACATTcaacaaaatcaacaacaaaatcaacaccaacaacaagcggAACAAATTCTACAACATCAACAACCACGCAACATATCAACAAAGTTCGATTTGAACATTTTCAACGAATTCGACCAAATGGAATTCAACAACAATTTAAATCGCAATCAAtatcaaaacaacaacaataatatcaaCAACAATCAGAATCATAACTCCAACACCAACAACACTAACAACAGT ATCCAGAACCGCCACTTCATCAGCGGCTACCACCATCAGCATATTGGTTCGGATTATGAGCAAGTGATCAACTTTGTTGACTCGCCGCCAAACTCTGAGGAATCGTGGACAG ACGCCCAATCGAAGGATTCGCCGGGACCGCAGATCATCGACGTGCAAACCATTTACCTAAATAGCGGCTCACGCAAAAGACGAATGGATTGGGATTCCCTGGACATTGGCCAAAGTGAGAATTCACCAACAGCATCGCAGAGCGGCGAGCTGCCCACCAAAGTGGCCCATCAGGAGAAGGATAAACACAAGCGCGAGAAGAACTCGG GTCGCAGCAGCTGGAGCGATGATATTGGCTTCGATCTGAATGCCGAGTTCAACAGCAACTCGTACTTGAACAA TGAGAACTTCCTGTCGTTCTCGCCCTCGCTGACCACCCTAAAGCAGGAGCCGCAGACGGATCAGGTCAAGCCCAGTCCCAAGATATCATTGGACAATGCCGCTGGTTCTCCCTCGGTGGCCATTGCCAAGCTGGATGAGTCCCAGAACTCTCCGCAACAGCCAAATCCTGGCCAGGAATTAACCCCTGGCTCTGGTTCGGCCAACGGCAATGGCAAGCACGATGTGAATTCGGGTCTTATCTGTGGCTGTGGTTCACCACAGGGCTCTCCAAGCAGTGAGTATGATGTGAACGAAAAGGGcgccaagcagcagcagctcagcGTTTTGGATCCGGCCAAGATTGAGCTTGTTTCGGCCAATGGAGCTACCCACTCCGAGGATCATAA ATTTCAGTATATCTTGGCTGCGGCCACTTCGATTGCCACCAAGAACAACGAGGAGACCCTGACGTATCTCAACCAGGGCCAGAGCTACGAAATCAAGCTAAAGAAGATCGGCGACCTATCCCTCTACCGGGATAAGATATTGAAG AGCGTGATCAAGATCTGCTTCCATGAGCGCCGCCTCCAGTTCATGGAGCGCGAACAGATGCAACAATGGCAGCAATCCCGCCCAGGCGAACGCATCATTGAGGTGGACGTACCGCTATCGTACGGCCTGTGCCACGTGTCCCAACCGCTCAGCTCCAACTCGCTGAACACCGTCGAGATCTTCTGGGACCCGCTGAAGGAGGTCGGCGTCTACATCAAGGTCAACTGCATTTCAACCGAATTTACCCCAAAGAAGCACGGCGGCGAGAAGGGAGTGCCCTTCCGACTGCAGATTGAAACCTATATAGAAAACACAAACAGCACCAATACTGGCGTTTCTGCTGCCGGTTCCGGTCTAGGATctgctggcagcagcagcagcaacaacagcgccagcaaCGGCGGCAGTGGTAACAACACCAACGGCACAACCAGTGGCTCGACAGCTCCAGCATCACCGGAACGTTCGCCCAATGCTGGCGGACAGGCCAAGCAGGCGGTCCATGCCGCTGCATGCCAGATCAAG GTTTTTAAGCTAAAGGGCGCTGATCGCAAGCACAAGCAGGATCGAGAGAAGATCCAGAAGCGTCCGCAATCGGAGCAGGAAAAGTTCCAGCCCAGCTACGAGTGTACCATCATGAATGACATATCCCTGGATCTGGTGATGCCTGCCACTACCACTGGCTGCTACAGTCCCGAATA TATGAAACTCTGGCCCAATTCGCCCGTACATATACCCAAGTACGATGGGATACTTCCGTTTGCCCCAAGTGCAGCTTCGCcggccaccagcagcagcagccccatTGCCATCAACTCGGTGACATCGACCAACTCACCGACTCTGAAGCTAATGGACGCCACCAATATGGTATCGCCGCAGCATGTGCCCGCCGACATGGACGATTAT AACCAGAACATCATGCCGGAATCGACGCCCGCACAAGTGACGCAGTGGCTGACCAATCACCGCCTCACGGCCTATCTCTCAACTTTCGCACACTTCTCGGGAGCGGATATTATGCG catGTCCAAGGAGGATTTGATACAAATCTGCGGCCTGGCCGATGGCATTCGCATGTTCAACATTTTGCGCGCCAA aaccATTGCCCCTAGGCTTACGTTGTACGCCAGCTTGGATGGCTGCAGCTACAATGCCATCTACTTGCTTTCGAACACGGCCAAGGAGCTGCAGCAGAAGCTGTTCAAGATGCCTGGTTTCTACGAGTTTATGGCCAAGGCCAGTGCCCAGGAGAACGGAGGAGGAGGTAGtgctgccgctgcagctgcGGCTGCCCTGTACAACAACTGGAGCATGCACTCCAAGTACTCGGGCAGCGGCTCGAACATCTTCAACGATGCCAACAAGAGCTGCGTGTACATCTCGGGGCCGTCGGGCATTTTGGTCAGCGTCACCGACGAGGTCCTCAACAACGAGATCAAGGATGGCAGCCTCTACGCCATGGAGGTGCAGGCCGGCAAGGTGATCCTCAAGCTGATCAACAAGCAGGACAACAATTGA